The stretch of DNA CTTGCCGCCATGCTAAGACGATTAAACCAGTGCCATGTTTTTAAATAATGCGCCTCGTCCTGCGAAGTGCCTAGCGCAGTAAATTCGCTATCCGCATGAGTCGCTTGGGAAACCGCATATGTATCGTTAGTAAGTTTTACCCAGCCAGCGTAGGTCATAGTATTCGTATCATACAGAGTTGGATTACCCCATTCCTTCGCAGGATACAAACCGAAGTTTTCAAACACCTTTTTGAAAATTTCAGGATTGCGATTTTTTAGATACGCCATGAACCCAACAAACTCACCTATTCCATATGCGCCTGCTCCAAAATTCCCCATAGTCCAATGACATGGACCACCAGAAATAAGAGCGTTATCCCAAGCGTTGAGTACATCAAAACGTCCAAAACACTCAGCTTCCGCAACCACCCTTATCGTTCGATAAGTTGATAGGGTTGAGCTATTAATTTGCGTCGGATTTACAGGTGATCCAGTAATTTTTTCTACAGTCATTGCAGTCTGGGATGACCAACTATGTGCTTTCCCAGCATTCGGACCGCCATATGTACCACTCTGATAGTAACCCACGGCATGGTATTCGGTCTGAGCGCGACCTTCAGGGAAAGTAAAATAATCACTGAAGTCACGCATTACGACTCTCGGATTTCCTTCGGTAAAACTATCGTGAGCCCATATATTGCAACCTTTAGGGGCCAAATCAACTCTAGCCCCGGCAGTTATTTTCCAGGCTTCAAAGACAACCGGGCATCTATAGTCATTGCTAAGCCAATGCTCAATCGCAGCTCTAGTTTTTTGATTTACCACGCCACTTATCGGACCAGTATATTTTGCTGCATTGGCTACTGACTTAAGGCTATCAACATAATATGTGGCAGGACCAACCGTAGACCCACTTACAGCGGGTGACTTTCCCGCTTTTGCAACAATACCTGCCGAGCTGTCGTAGTAAACGTCCAAATTATTTATTCGTACCGGGGAGCCTGCCTGATCCAGCAGTAGCTGACCTTTCTTCTCGTCCCTCACACATGCAATTTGTGTCATTGAAGCATAAATCTGGAATTCCCGAACGGCCCATTCGGTTCTAGAGCCAAAATCTCCAGTAGGCTTTCCGACAACAGAAAACCCCAAACTAATCAGGTCCTCTTGAAGCTTTCTAACATGCTCCGGCACTGCTAAAGCCGCACTAGTACCTGAGGCAGCTACTGCTGTTTCGGCACTGGTGATCGTAACTGGAGGATTATTGACCCCTCCCCATCGCGGAGGTGTGTTCTGCGCTGGCTTACCATCGTGATCTTTACGACAAAGATCAAAATCCCCATAAATCATTGCTTACTCCCTTACGCAATATGTTGTTCTTCTAGCCGCTTAACATCGCTGGAAGAAAGATAATCTTTATCTGCCAACTCACATGATCGGTGAAAGCAACGAGTGGCATACCTTGTTTTCGGCCCATTATCGCCGTCGACTTTTCCATCGTAAAAACCGAGATTCTTGAGACGAGACTGTAGACCTTTGACATCAGAAGTCTCCGATTGGGCCTTCAAATCCAATTCCCATATCCACGGTTGCGACTCCGTGCCAAAAGGATAGAAAGTAAGCTTGCCCTTTTTCGCATCAGGCGGAACAGGCTGATCAACAAACCCATCACCAGATGTTGTGCCTTTATAGGTCACCCCGTCCACTTCCAGCGTATAGGGTTGTCCAGCAATCCCCTTTTTGTCATAGGGACGCTTCATCTGAATACGGAAGCTCTTTTTCTCGGATACTGGCGGAGGAGGAGGCACCGCATTCCCCAACGCCTGATCCATCAAACTCCCCGCCTTATCCTTATCCGCCGCCCCCGGCAGCACCGGCGGTTTAATCCCGATGCCAGTCCCCGATCCCGCAGAACCACCCGCATTGATCTTGATCACCGGCCCAACCACCGTAACCCCACCGCCATCGAGCTTGATAAAGCTCCCCCCCCCAAGAATGGTCAGCTCCGACCCCGCCTCAATAACGATCTTGTCCCCAGCCTTGAGGTGAATTTCTTTCCCCACGCTGGTCAGTTGCGCAGTCCCCAACTTCACATGCTGGTTCTGCCCAATCGTGAGGTGATCATCCAGCTTCGCTTCAATCTTGCGGTCGGAAATCGTGGTGCGGTGTTCCTCAGCCTTCAGCTCGGTATAGGTGTTCTTAACCACCGTGTCATGACGTTCATTACCGACCCGAATCTTCTGGTCATGCTCAACGTTTTCATCCCAATCCCGCTGCGCATGAATGTAGATCTGCTCCGCACCTTTCTTGTCTTCAATGCGCAGTTCGTTGTAGCCGCCACCACCCGGCGAGCTAAGCGTTTTGAACACACTGCGAGTCTTGTTCGCCGGCAATGCGTACGGCACCGGGTTTTCCTTGTGGTACAGGCAGCCGGTCACCAGCGGTTGGTCGGGGTCGCCTTCGAGGAAGGTGACGAGGACTTCCATGCCGATGCGCGGGATGCTGATCGCGCCGTAACGGTCGCCGGCCCAGGAGCTGGAGACGCGCAGCCAGCAGCTGGTTTTGTCGTCGGCGAGGCCTTCCCGGTCCCAGTGGAATTGCACTTTGATGCGGCCGTATTGGTCGCAGTGGATTTCTTCGCCTTTGGGGCCGGTGACCATGGCGGTCTGGCTGCCGAGCACGCGCGGTTTCGGGTGTTCGAGGGCTGGGCGGTAGAACACGTCCCACGGGGTGGCGAGGAAGGTGTTGCGGTAGCCTTGGTGAAAGTCGTCCTTGTTGTCGGTGGTGTCGCTGGTCACGCCTTCTTCGAGGACTTGCGGCTGTTTGCCTTCGTGGAAGATTTCGGTGAGCAGCCACAGGTCGTTCCACTCGCTGCGCGGGTGGTCGGACATTTCCATGAAGTGGCCGCTGACCAGTTTGGTCTGGTCGCCACGACCTTCGGCCTGGCGGTAGTCGGCGCGGTGGCGTTCGAGGGCGCGCTGGCTGAGGAACTTGCCGCGCGCGCGGTCGATGAAGCGGCCCGGGTAGTCGTAGTCTTCGAGATCCGGTTCGGCGTCTTTGCTATCGAGAGCGCCATCGGGCTTGTACGCCGCTTCCATTTGCAGGCGCGGTTTTTCGAAGTCGTAGTCACGGCGCGTGGTGCGGCTGGTGCGGGTTTCCAGGCGCAGCTTGAAGCCTTTGATCACCGGTTCTTCGGCGACCATGCCACTGCCCTGCACATAAGCGGTTGGCTGGCCGAGTTTCTGGAACACGGTCTGGTCGTCGCCGAACACCAGCAGGTGGCCTTTGTCGCTGTGCTGGAAGTGGTAGTGAATGCCTTCCTCTTCGCACAGGCGCTGGACGAAGTGCAGGTCGGTTTCGTCGTACTGCACGCAGTAATCGCGATCCGGGCACGGCTGACTGAGCTGGAAGCTGTAGGCGTTGCCCTTGATCCCGTGTTCGTCGAGGATCAGCGCGATGATTTTCGGCGCCGACATCTGCTGGTAGATGCGCTGGTTGGTGCGGTGATGCAGGTATTGCAGTTGCGGAACCAGCGAGACTTTGTAGCGGGTCAGGCGCTTGCCGGCATCGCCCTGGGCGACGCGGTAGATCTGGCCGTGGATGCCCGAGCCCTGTGGATCGAACGCGAGAAACGCCTGCTTGTGCAGGAGTTTTTCCAGGTCCAGATCGGGGTTTTCGCTGACCAGTTCGAGGTCGAAGCGAAACGGCTGGCTGATGCCTTCGGTGCCGGTGAACGACAGCACTTGCAGGTCGCCCACGTAGTCTTCGACCTTGAGGCTGAAGTGGGTTTCGTTAGCTGGGTTGAACATAAAGCGCTCCCTGTTCGAATGTCGTCCGTTACGCCCGAAGTCGCAACCGTTGCAGCCAGGACGAAGTGGCGCCCAAGGCGTCACGCAATTGGTCGGCAGTGATGGTGCGCTCTGCCGCATTGAAGCTCAGCGCAGTTTTCAGCGCTGGCCAGCCGTGTTTTGGCAGGTTCGCCGGGGCTTGCAGCTCGCGCTCCAGGTGCTCATCGCGGGCCTGGGTCGAGGGCAAGCGGCGGAACGGGTGTTTGCCGCTCGCCAGTTCATAAATCACGCAGGCCACGCCGTACACGTCCGCGCTGGCCGACAACGGTTGGCCCTCAAGCAGTTCGGGGGCAGCGTAGCCCGGGGTCCAGGCGTTGAAACGCTCGCGGCTCAGGTGCGGCAGGCCGGGCAACACGCCTTCGTCTGCCTGGCCGAGACCGAAGTCGAACAGGCGCAGGCCGTCCTCGCTGAGCATGACGTTGCTTGGCTTCATGTCACCGTGCAGCACGCCGCGACGGTGGGCGTAGGCCAGCGTATCGAGCAGCGGCAGCGCGATGTCGCGCGTTTCTTTCCACGGCAGGCCGAGGGGCCGCTCGCAGAGCAATTTGTCCAGGGTCAGGCCACGCATGTATTCCATGGTGATGAAAGCCCGCTGGCAGTCGGTATCGACTTCAAAGGTGTGTGCACGCACGACGTTGTCGTGGCGCAGGCGTCGGATCAGGGCGAACTCGCTGTAGAGCAAGGCACTGGCGTCCGGCGATTCGGCAAATTCTTCGCTGAGGATTTTCAGCGCAATGTAAGGATCGGGATCACCGAACTGCTCGTGCAGCAGGTCCCGCGCCCGGTAGACGGCACCCATGCCGCCCGCCCCGAGCAGACGCTCGAGGTGGTAGCGGCCGGCGAGTACGTCCGGCAGTGCACCGATGCTGGCCTTGGTTGGCGCCAGCAACGGCTCTGCCTTGTTTGCCTTGGCGAAGGCGAAGTAGGTCAGGTTGTT from Pseudomonas sp. P8_229 encodes:
- a CDS encoding serine/threonine-protein kinase; translation: MTEIESSVDDLLMSEEQANNLTYFAFAKANKAEPLLAPTKASIGALPDVLAGRYHLERLLGAGGMGAVYRARDLLHEQFGDPDPYIALKILSEEFAESPDASALLYSEFALIRRLRHDNVVRAHTFEVDTDCQRAFITMEYMRGLTLDKLLCERPLGLPWKETRDIALPLLDTLAYAHRRGVLHGDMKPSNVMLSEDGLRLFDFGLGQADEGVLPGLPHLSRERFNAWTPGYAAPELLEGQPLSASADVYGVACVIYELASGKHPFRRLPSTQARDEHLERELQAPANLPKHGWPALKTALSFNAAERTITADQLRDALGATSSWLQRLRLRA
- the tssI gene encoding type VI secretion system tip protein TssI/VgrG; protein product: MFNPANETHFSLKVEDYVGDLQVLSFTGTEGISQPFRFDLELVSENPDLDLEKLLHKQAFLAFDPQGSGIHGQIYRVAQGDAGKRLTRYKVSLVPQLQYLHHRTNQRIYQQMSAPKIIALILDEHGIKGNAYSFQLSQPCPDRDYCVQYDETDLHFVQRLCEEEGIHYHFQHSDKGHLLVFGDDQTVFQKLGQPTAYVQGSGMVAEEPVIKGFKLRLETRTSRTTRRDYDFEKPRLQMEAAYKPDGALDSKDAEPDLEDYDYPGRFIDRARGKFLSQRALERHRADYRQAEGRGDQTKLVSGHFMEMSDHPRSEWNDLWLLTEIFHEGKQPQVLEEGVTSDTTDNKDDFHQGYRNTFLATPWDVFYRPALEHPKPRVLGSQTAMVTGPKGEEIHCDQYGRIKVQFHWDREGLADDKTSCWLRVSSSWAGDRYGAISIPRIGMEVLVTFLEGDPDQPLVTGCLYHKENPVPYALPANKTRSVFKTLSSPGGGGYNELRIEDKKGAEQIYIHAQRDWDENVEHDQKIRVGNERHDTVVKNTYTELKAEEHRTTISDRKIEAKLDDHLTIGQNQHVKLGTAQLTSVGKEIHLKAGDKIVIEAGSELTILGGGSFIKLDGGGVTVVGPVIKINAGGSAGSGTGIGIKPPVLPGAADKDKAGSLMDQALGNAVPPPPPVSEKKSFRIQMKRPYDKKGIAGQPYTLEVDGVTYKGTTSGDGFVDQPVPPDAKKGKLTFYPFGTESQPWIWELDLKAQSETSDVKGLQSRLKNLGFYDGKVDGDNGPKTRYATRCFHRSCELADKDYLSSSDVKRLEEQHIA
- a CDS encoding peptidoglycan-binding domain-containing protein; translated protein: MIYGDFDLCRKDHDGKPAQNTPPRWGGVNNPPVTITSAETAVAASGTSAALAVPEHVRKLQEDLISLGFSVVGKPTGDFGSRTEWAVREFQIYASMTQIACVRDEKKGQLLLDQAGSPVRINNLDVYYDSSAGIVAKAGKSPAVSGSTVGPATYYVDSLKSVANAAKYTGPISGVVNQKTRAAIEHWLSNDYRCPVVFEAWKITAGARVDLAPKGCNIWAHDSFTEGNPRVVMRDFSDYFTFPEGRAQTEYHAVGYYQSGTYGGPNAGKAHSWSSQTAMTVEKITGSPVNPTQINSSTLSTYRTIRVVAEAECFGRFDVLNAWDNALISGGPCHWTMGNFGAGAYGIGEFVGFMAYLKNRNPEIFKKVFENFGLYPAKEWGNPTLYDTNTMTYAGWVKLTNDTYAVSQATHADSEFTALGTSQDEAHYLKTWHWFNRLSMAARTIPGYRSTMWSMAKLRLKEMLTDPIGFQVGGATINSTIGKIYTSEKAVAILLRWHVWRPAHIVGAPPNNRLNAVLQGTINGSTGINWQLPIASWGDAHESALTEKLYTALEALNDTITGAIGFGASEAQGSVRIARNTFVLES